A single Pseudodesulfovibrio aespoeensis Aspo-2 DNA region contains:
- a CDS encoding cobyric acid synthase: protein MSGKGFGAVAGGLDDGGTVKQRVLAGIPDVLDEQRFAHGGNLRRLAEQAGCRPDELLDFSANVNPLGPPPWLGQVVGQALQSVDAYPDPDCHDLLMAAAEAYKVWPTQVIAGNGASELIFAAASLGGFGQAVIPSPTYVDYARACKAHRLKVVETPLGDDLSVNFPAMGRLLTTPSLVFLCNPNNPTGALFSPADLREVAAMFPRSRFVVDESFAEFLPEEADRLIRDRPSNVITVLSMTKFFAIPGLRLGLAFADPDVILRLKQAMPAWSVNTLAQKVGARCLRDTAYAARTREQTALLRENLASGLRHVPGIRVLPGVANYLLCRVERVGQDAVPLKERLLAEHRIAIRLCGNYEGLDNNWFRVAVRGGDDNERLIRAMEAVSGTGRGPVVRRTKRTPALMLQGTSSNAGKSVLAAAFCRIFLQDGYNVAPFKAQNMSLNSFVTDEGCEMGRAQVTQAMACRQRPDVRMNPVLLKPGSDTGSQVIVMGRPVGNMSVGEYVRYKPRAWEAVVAAYDSLANEHDIMVLEGAGSPAEVNLKHHDIVNMAMARHAVARVLLAGDIDRGGVFASMVGTMSLLTPAERSMVEGFLINRFRGDESLLEPAFGQMFEHTGKPVLGTIPYIHSLGLPEEDSVSFKEGFRPEARKLSPDQCVDIAVIDLPRISNFNDIDPLHAEPDVRVRVVSDAHALGTPDAVIIPGSKSTVPDMKALRGAGMAAALRALAGNGGRTRVIGICGGFQMLGELVDDPFGLESETTRMDGFGLLPVQTTLVPEKTLTRTWGTHVKSGCAVHGYEIHHGQTKPLSDSLRVALRDNAGQPLGYARDDGRVWGTYLHGLFDADEFRRWFIDQLRSDKGLAPLGTVQVRFDLEDALDHLAGVVRQAVCMEKIYKALGFSGCCTQASLFRAAGG from the coding sequence ATGTCCGGCAAGGGCTTTGGGGCGGTGGCAGGCGGCCTGGACGACGGAGGCACGGTGAAGCAGCGCGTTCTCGCGGGAATCCCCGATGTCCTGGACGAACAGCGGTTCGCCCATGGCGGCAACCTGCGCCGTCTGGCCGAGCAGGCCGGATGTCGGCCCGACGAGCTTCTCGACTTCTCGGCCAACGTCAATCCGCTGGGACCGCCGCCGTGGCTGGGCCAGGTGGTGGGGCAGGCGCTCCAGTCCGTGGATGCCTACCCGGACCCGGACTGCCACGATCTGCTCATGGCCGCTGCCGAGGCGTACAAGGTCTGGCCCACCCAGGTCATCGCGGGCAACGGCGCGTCCGAGCTGATCTTTGCCGCCGCTTCCCTGGGCGGATTCGGCCAGGCGGTCATCCCGTCGCCCACCTATGTGGACTACGCCAGGGCGTGCAAGGCGCACCGGCTCAAGGTGGTCGAGACGCCGCTCGGGGACGACCTGAGCGTCAACTTTCCGGCCATGGGGCGGCTTTTGACTACGCCGTCGCTGGTTTTTCTGTGCAATCCCAACAACCCCACGGGCGCGCTTTTTTCCCCGGCCGACCTGCGCGAGGTGGCGGCCATGTTCCCCCGCTCCCGTTTTGTGGTGGACGAATCCTTTGCCGAGTTCCTGCCCGAGGAAGCCGACCGCCTCATCCGCGACAGGCCGTCCAACGTCATCACCGTGCTCTCCATGACCAAGTTTTTCGCCATCCCAGGCCTGCGCCTGGGGTTGGCCTTTGCCGACCCGGACGTGATCCTGCGCCTCAAGCAGGCCATGCCCGCGTGGTCGGTCAACACCCTGGCCCAGAAGGTGGGCGCGCGCTGCCTGCGCGACACGGCCTATGCGGCGCGCACCCGCGAGCAGACCGCGCTCCTGCGCGAGAATCTCGCCTCGGGCCTGCGCCATGTGCCGGGCATCCGGGTGTTGCCGGGCGTGGCCAACTATCTGCTCTGCCGGGTGGAGCGCGTGGGCCAGGATGCGGTGCCGCTCAAGGAGAGGCTGCTGGCGGAGCACCGCATCGCCATCCGGCTGTGCGGCAATTACGAGGGGCTGGACAACAACTGGTTCCGCGTGGCCGTGCGCGGCGGCGACGACAACGAGCGGCTGATCCGGGCCATGGAGGCGGTCAGCGGCACCGGGCGCGGGCCGGTGGTCCGGCGCACCAAGCGCACCCCGGCCCTGATGCTCCAGGGCACCAGCTCCAACGCGGGCAAGTCCGTGCTGGCCGCCGCGTTTTGTCGCATCTTTCTCCAGGACGGCTACAATGTGGCTCCGTTCAAGGCCCAGAACATGTCCCTCAATTCGTTCGTCACCGACGAGGGGTGCGAGATGGGCCGTGCCCAGGTGACCCAGGCCATGGCCTGCCGCCAGCGGCCCGACGTGCGCATGAACCCGGTGCTGCTCAAGCCGGGGTCGGACACCGGCTCCCAGGTCATCGTCATGGGCCGTCCGGTGGGCAACATGAGCGTGGGCGAATACGTGCGCTACAAGCCGCGCGCCTGGGAGGCGGTTGTGGCGGCCTACGACTCCCTGGCCAACGAGCACGACATCATGGTCCTTGAAGGCGCGGGCAGCCCTGCCGAGGTCAACCTCAAGCACCACGACATCGTGAACATGGCCATGGCCCGCCATGCCGTCGCCCGCGTGCTCCTGGCCGGGGACATCGACCGGGGCGGCGTGTTCGCTTCCATGGTCGGGACCATGAGCCTGCTCACCCCGGCAGAGCGCAGCATGGTCGAGGGGTTCCTCATCAACCGTTTCCGGGGCGACGAGTCGCTGCTCGAACCCGCCTTTGGCCAGATGTTCGAGCATACGGGCAAGCCGGTCCTGGGCACCATCCCCTATATCCATTCCCTGGGGTTGCCCGAGGAGGACTCGGTCTCGTTCAAGGAAGGGTTCCGGCCCGAGGCGCGCAAGCTGTCGCCCGACCAGTGCGTGGACATCGCGGTCATCGACCTGCCGCGCATCTCCAATTTCAACGACATCGACCCGCTCCACGCCGAGCCGGACGTGCGCGTGCGCGTGGTGTCCGACGCCCACGCCCTGGGCACGCCCGACGCGGTCATCATCCCCGGCTCCAAGTCCACGGTGCCGGACATGAAGGCCCTGCGCGGGGCGGGCATGGCCGCGGCCCTGCGCGCCCTGGCGGGCAACGGCGGCAGGACGCGCGTCATCGGCATCTGCGGCGGCTTCCAGATGCTCGGCGAACTGGTGGACGACCCCTTTGGCCTGGAGTCCGAGACCACGCGCATGGACGGCTTCGGCCTGCTGCCCGTGCAGACCACCCTGGTGCCGGAGAAGACCCTGACCCGGACCTGGGGCACGCACGTCAAGTCGGGCTGCGCGGTTCACGGCTACGAGATCCACCACGGCCAGACCAAGCCCCTCTCGGACTCCCTGCGCGTGGCCCTGCGCGACAACGCGGGCCAGCCCCTGGGATACGCCAGGGACGATGGCCGGGTCTGGGGCACTTACCTGCACGGCCTGTTCGACGCCGACGAGTTCCGCCGCTGGTTCATCGACCAGCTGCGCAGCGACAAGGGGCTGGCCCCGCTGGGCACGGTCCAGGTGCGCTTTGACCTTGAGGACGCCCTGGACCATCTGGCTGGCGTGGTCCGGCAGGCGGTCTGCATGGAGAAGATATACAAGGCCCTCGGCTTCAGCGGCTGCTGCACCCAGGCCAGCCTGTTCCGCGCCGCGGGCGGCTGA
- the lepB gene encoding signal peptidase I: MNNSFKSLRDTVEAIVVALLLAFVIRAFVVQAFKIPSGSMLETLQIGDHLLVSKFAYDLRLPSTVFLDTTDGKVLYQTGNPERGDIIVFKYPEDETKDFIKRVIGLPGETLEIREKVVYINGQPLDEPYTRHTKHTIEPVRDNFGPFVVPEGQYFMLGDNREASHDSRWWGSVKREKIVGKALVIYWSWGSITDIRLNRIGTLFI; the protein is encoded by the coding sequence ATGAACAATTCCTTCAAATCCCTGCGCGACACGGTCGAGGCCATCGTGGTGGCCCTGCTCCTCGCGTTCGTCATCCGCGCCTTCGTGGTCCAGGCCTTCAAGATTCCCTCGGGCTCCATGCTTGAAACGCTCCAGATCGGCGACCACCTGCTGGTCAGCAAATTCGCCTATGATCTGCGCCTGCCCTCCACGGTCTTCCTCGACACCACCGACGGCAAGGTGCTCTACCAGACCGGCAACCCGGAGCGCGGCGACATCATCGTCTTCAAATACCCGGAGGACGAAACCAAGGACTTCATCAAGCGGGTCATCGGCCTGCCCGGCGAGACCCTGGAAATCCGCGAAAAGGTCGTCTACATCAACGGCCAGCCCCTGGACGAGCCTTACACCCGGCACACCAAGCACACCATAGAGCCGGTGCGCGACAACTTCGGCCCCTTTGTCGTGCCAGAAGGCCAGTACTTCATGCTCGGCGACAACCGCGAGGCGTCCCATGACTCCCGCTGGTGGGGCTCGGTCAAGCGCGAAAAGATCGTGGGCAAGGCCCTGGTCATTTACTGGTCCTGGGGCTCCATCACCGATATCCGCCTGAACCGGATCGGGACGCTGTTCATCTAG
- a CDS encoding RNA recognition motif domain-containing protein: protein MSKKLYVGNLSWSSTEDDVRAAFEAYGEVTSVNLIEDRETGRPRGFGFVEMDDAGAREAIAALDGKEFGGRNIKVNEAKAREERPRW, encoded by the coding sequence ATGTCCAAAAAACTGTATGTCGGCAATCTGTCCTGGTCCTCCACTGAAGACGACGTCCGCGCCGCTTTCGAAGCCTATGGCGAAGTGACCTCTGTCAACCTCATCGAGGATCGTGAAACCGGTCGTCCCCGTGGCTTCGGTTTCGTCGAAATGGACGATGCCGGCGCTCGCGAGGCGATCGCCGCTCTGGACGGCAAGGAATTCGGTGGCCGTAACATCAAGGTCAACGAAGCCAAAGCCCGTGAAGAACGCCCCCGCTGGTAG
- a CDS encoding ferritin-like domain-containing protein has product MAKDKESRRKKVIETLNKARAMELTAISQYMNQHYGLDNMDYGELAKNMKLIAIDEMRHAEMFAERIKELGGEPVSEPDAKTVREQAVKEIFGFSANLEDVTIDMYNQFLLVCRENGDSISEKLLETIVEEEQEHFNYFDGVNSHIDKLGDNYLARIAGTPSSTGLQPQGFTVAKGQ; this is encoded by the coding sequence ATGGCAAAAGACAAGGAATCCAGGCGCAAGAAAGTCATCGAAACCCTGAACAAGGCGCGGGCCATGGAGCTGACCGCCATCTCGCAATACATGAACCAGCACTACGGGCTGGACAACATGGACTACGGCGAGCTGGCGAAAAACATGAAGCTCATCGCCATCGACGAGATGCGCCACGCAGAGATGTTTGCGGAACGGATCAAGGAGCTGGGCGGGGAGCCTGTCAGCGAGCCTGACGCCAAGACCGTCAGAGAACAGGCCGTGAAGGAGATTTTCGGCTTCTCCGCCAACCTCGAGGATGTGACCATCGACATGTACAACCAGTTCCTGCTCGTCTGTCGCGAAAACGGCGACAGCATCAGCGAGAAGCTCCTCGAAACCATCGTCGAGGAGGAGCAGGAGCATTTCAACTACTTTGACGGCGTGAACAGCCACATAGACAAGCTTGGCGACAACTACCTGGCGCGCATCGCCGGAACCCCCTCATCCACGGGCCTGCAACCGCAGGGCTTCACCGTGGCCAAGGGGCAATAG
- the lepA gene encoding translation elongation factor 4 has protein sequence MSKTENIRNFSIIAHIDHGKSTLADRILEMTGMITDRAKKDQYLDKMDLERERGITIKAQTVRIPYTTPDGQKYILNLIDTPGHVDFSYEVSRSLSACEGALLVVDATQGVEAQTLANVYLALDNDLEVIPVLNKIDLPSAEPERIAREIEDIIGLDCSNPLMVSAKSGLNVQRVIDAVIELLPPPKGDPDARLKALIFDSWYDSYQGVVVLFRIIDGTIKKGDAIRIFSSGKRFEVTRLGAFMPEAVDIKTMGAGEVGFLCASMKELGDAPVGDTITLADNPVDEPYPGFKPVKAMVFSGLYPIEPSEYETLKNALEKLQLNDAAFSYEPETSQALGFGFRCGFLGLLHIEIIQERLEREFEAKLITTAPSVIYQVDTVGGGTMTIDNPSKLPDPTKIVAIREPFVRMEIHVPNEFVGSVLALCEEKRGLQKNMAYITTSRVVITYEMPFAEVMYDFFDKLKSSTRGYASLDYELIDYREADLVRLDILINGDPVDAFSCIVHRENSARTGRSLALKLKRSIPRQMFEVVIQAAIGNRIIAKERNAPFRKDVTAKCYGGDISRKRKLLEKQKEGKKRMRRMGNVEIPQEAFLSVLKADED, from the coding sequence ATGAGCAAGACAGAGAATATTCGCAATTTCAGCATCATTGCGCACATCGACCACGGCAAATCGACCCTGGCCGACCGCATCCTCGAGATGACGGGCATGATCACCGACCGCGCCAAGAAGGACCAGTACCTCGACAAGATGGACCTGGAACGCGAGCGCGGCATCACCATCAAGGCGCAGACCGTGCGCATTCCCTACACCACGCCCGACGGGCAGAAATACATCCTCAACCTCATCGACACGCCCGGCCATGTGGACTTCAGCTACGAGGTCTCCCGCTCCCTGTCCGCCTGCGAGGGCGCTCTGCTGGTGGTGGACGCCACCCAGGGCGTGGAGGCCCAGACCCTGGCCAACGTCTACCTCGCGCTGGACAACGACCTCGAAGTCATCCCGGTGCTCAACAAGATCGACCTGCCCAGCGCCGAACCGGAGCGCATCGCCCGCGAGATCGAGGACATCATCGGGCTCGACTGCTCCAACCCGCTCATGGTCTCGGCCAAGAGCGGGCTCAACGTGCAGCGCGTCATCGACGCCGTGATCGAGCTGCTCCCCCCGCCCAAGGGCGACCCGGACGCCAGGCTCAAGGCGCTCATCTTCGATTCCTGGTACGACTCCTACCAGGGCGTGGTGGTCCTCTTCCGCATCATCGACGGCACCATCAAGAAGGGCGACGCCATCAGGATATTCTCCAGCGGCAAGCGGTTCGAGGTCACGAGGCTCGGCGCTTTCATGCCCGAGGCCGTGGACATCAAGACCATGGGCGCGGGCGAGGTCGGCTTTTTGTGCGCCTCCATGAAAGAGCTGGGGGACGCCCCGGTGGGCGACACCATCACCCTGGCCGACAACCCGGTGGACGAGCCCTACCCCGGCTTCAAGCCGGTCAAGGCCATGGTCTTCTCCGGCCTCTACCCCATAGAGCCCTCTGAGTACGAGACCTTGAAGAACGCCCTGGAAAAGCTCCAGCTCAACGACGCGGCCTTCAGCTACGAGCCGGAGACCTCCCAGGCGCTCGGCTTCGGCTTCCGCTGCGGCTTCCTCGGCCTGCTGCACATAGAGATCATCCAGGAGCGGCTGGAGCGCGAATTCGAGGCCAAGCTCATCACCACGGCCCCGTCGGTCATCTATCAGGTGGACACCGTGGGCGGCGGGACCATGACCATCGACAACCCGAGCAAGCTGCCCGACCCCACCAAGATCGTGGCCATCCGCGAACCCTTCGTGCGCATGGAAATCCATGTGCCAAACGAGTTCGTCGGCTCGGTCCTGGCCCTGTGCGAGGAAAAGCGCGGCCTCCAGAAGAACATGGCCTACATCACGACCAGCCGTGTGGTCATCACCTACGAGATGCCCTTTGCCGAGGTCATGTACGACTTCTTCGACAAGCTCAAATCCTCCACCAGGGGCTACGCCAGCCTGGATTACGAGCTCATCGACTACCGCGAGGCCGACCTCGTGCGCCTCGACATCCTGATCAACGGCGACCCGGTGGACGCCTTCTCCTGCATCGTCCACCGCGAGAACTCGGCGCGCACGGGCCGATCCCTGGCCCTCAAGCTCAAGCGGTCCATCCCGCGCCAGATGTTCGAGGTGGTCATCCAGGCCGCCATCGGCAACCGCATCATCGCCAAGGAGCGCAACGCGCCCTTCCGCAAGGATGTCACGGCCAAGTGCTATGGCGGCGACATTTCGCGCAAGCGCAAGCTCCTGGAAAAGCAGAAAGAAGGCAAGAAGCGCATGCGCCGCATGGGCAACGTCGAGATCCCTCAGGAGGCCTTCCTGTCGGTCCTCAAGGCTGACGAAGACTAA
- a CDS encoding mechanosensitive ion channel family protein has product MEPLNIVGWLLRAGVAVAVLIGCVAAMRWLKARQGSGDRLWTVLATALTPRLIPFVLTVAAVAILSALIPVESLEKGAAVLVLSLLGGAWVLLAAWGLTIVSSGLSVLVDWKYDVTVADNLGARQVQTKVKVLQRILVVLIWLGALAGVLMQFERFRLLGGTLLASAGVLSIVLGLSAQKTFGSIIAGIQIALSHPINLDDVVIVEGEWGRIEEITFTYVVVRIWDLRRLVVPITYFLDTPFQNWTRKSAEIIGPVSLHVDYATPLAPLRAELRRLCEAAGDLWNGKTCGLQVTEAGPETMTVRALVSASDASKAWDLRCLVREGLIDFMRANHPEHLPKRRVLLEDAGAGRPKAGTGSEQA; this is encoded by the coding sequence ATGGAACCGTTGAACATTGTCGGCTGGCTGCTCCGGGCCGGGGTGGCCGTGGCCGTGCTGATCGGGTGCGTTGCTGCCATGCGCTGGCTCAAGGCCAGGCAGGGTAGCGGCGACCGACTTTGGACCGTGCTCGCCACCGCGCTCACGCCCAGGCTCATCCCCTTTGTCCTGACCGTGGCGGCGGTGGCGATCCTGTCCGCCCTGATTCCGGTGGAGTCACTGGAGAAAGGGGCCGCGGTCCTTGTCCTCTCGCTCCTGGGTGGGGCGTGGGTCCTGCTCGCGGCCTGGGGTCTGACCATCGTTTCCTCTGGGTTGAGCGTGCTGGTGGACTGGAAATACGATGTCACGGTGGCCGACAACCTTGGCGCGCGGCAGGTGCAGACCAAGGTCAAGGTGCTCCAGCGTATCCTCGTGGTCCTGATCTGGCTCGGCGCGCTGGCCGGGGTGCTGATGCAGTTCGAGCGCTTCCGGCTGCTCGGCGGCACACTGCTGGCCTCGGCAGGCGTGCTCTCCATCGTGCTCGGTCTGTCGGCCCAGAAGACCTTCGGGTCCATCATCGCGGGCATCCAGATCGCGCTCTCGCACCCCATCAACCTCGACGACGTGGTCATTGTCGAGGGAGAATGGGGGCGCATCGAGGAGATCACCTTCACCTATGTGGTGGTCCGGATATGGGACCTGCGCCGGTTGGTGGTGCCCATCACCTATTTTCTCGATACCCCGTTCCAGAACTGGACGCGCAAAAGCGCCGAGATCATCGGCCCGGTCTCCCTGCATGTGGATTACGCCACGCCCCTGGCCCCGCTGCGCGCCGAGTTGCGCCGTCTGTGCGAGGCGGCGGGCGACCTGTGGAACGGCAAGACCTGCGGGCTCCAGGTGACCGAGGCCGGGCCGGAAACCATGACCGTCCGCGCCCTGGTCAGCGCGTCTGACGCCTCCAAGGCCTGGGATTTGCGCTGCCTTGTGCGCGAGGGGCTCATCGATTTCATGCGGGCCAACCACCCCGAACACCTGCCCAAGCGGCGGGTGCTGCTTGAGGATGCAGGGGCAGGCAGACCAAAGGCCGGGACCGGCAGCGAGCAGGCATGA